The stretch of DNA AGTACACAGATAAGCCGCATGTATAGTTCGCACCAATAGCTCAACAGGCTAACGTTCTGGTTGAGCGGCTGTAAGTAACCTTTGCATCCACACCGAGATCTTGTAGAAGTCCGCTCCAACCAGGTTGTTATGCCGCATTCTTCCACCGATGATACATTATTTCCAAATTTGAATATATGGAACCTCTTTGTGATTTTGCCCTCCTCTCATTGATCCAGAGTTCAAACAGCAAATAGTAATCCATGACAATACCTTGATAAAACTCACGAAGAACTTCCTCGTCTAAAAGTTTTTTGTTCGTCAATATTGCTATTTCTTCAAAAAAGTTAAATGTATTGACTAATGCTGCTTCTTTGCCATTCCCAGTATTTAGAGCAACATTAAGGGCTTTGAGGCGCTCCTCTACTGGGAGATTAGATAGTATTTTTGCAAGTTCAACAGTAACTGCTTTCGTCTCAGAAAAATCAGGAGAATTCCATCGCTCAGTTAGTTCAATTGCTCTAGTCAACTTTGAAAATTCGACATTTTGGGTTAAACCCTGAGCAATATAAACAACACTGATGACCGTTGCTGTAGAAGAAAGAACCGTGGCTGTAAAAGTTAGCAACTCTCGCTCATTCGGGAAACGCCAGAAAAGAGTTATTAAAACCACAGAAATAAATAGAGCAACAATACCAACCCAAACAACAACTCCAGCTTTGATAGCAGAGAAATCAATGGCTCTGTTTCTACGACTTTTCATCTTGAAGCTAACCTAACAGCTACTGTTCTCTACCTTGACTACTTCAAGATTATGTCTTCACCAATAGCTTAATGGCAACTTGACCTTATATGCCAAGAGATAACTTTCATGCTACCGCCCTCACCGAAGACTTGCGGCATAACTATTGTTTATACTGAACTTCCCCCCTCTGATCGGCATAACACCTCCCATAGGGATGATTAGCCAGACCACAACTGAATATCACCTCCTCCAGAGAGGATTAGGCTGAAAATTGTCTGTATAACCACCCTACTTGGGGTGTTATACAGATCTTAATCAGTCTATACACCTATATAGGGGTGATTATGCCGATGAGATGCTTGATAACACCCCTATTAGGGTAGTTATGCATACCGAGATCCGTATAGTACGCTCATTTCAGGGTGTTATGCGGCTATCTTCAGACAATCTTCACGATCAGCCCAGGATCAACGCATGTAGTATTTAGTACATAAGTTCTATCTGGAGATTCCTGGCTTATGATCGATCCTCGACCCAGAAAACTCTTGGATCAAGTCCGCGATGCGATTCGGCTGAAGCATTACTCCTATCGAACAGAGCAGACCTATGTCGGTTGGATTCGGCGCTACATCATTTTTCACAACAAGACCCATCCCAAGGATATGGGTGCCCCTGAAGTT from Leptolyngbya sp. CCY15150 encodes:
- a CDS encoding DUF4760 domain-containing protein produces the protein MKSRRNRAIDFSAIKAGVVVWVGIVALFISVVLITLFWRFPNERELLTFTATVLSSTATVISVVYIAQGLTQNVEFSKLTRAIELTERWNSPDFSETKAVTVELAKILSNLPVEERLKALNVALNTGNGKEAALVNTFNFFEEIAILTNKKLLDEEVLREFYQGIVMDYYLLFELWINERRAKSQRGSIYSNLEIMYHRWKNAA